The following DNA comes from Meles meles chromosome 8, mMelMel3.1 paternal haplotype, whole genome shotgun sequence.
GAGGCACACGTAGAGAAGGCTTTTTGCTTTCCTGAAGTGGAAGTAATTTTCAGGATAGTCGACAGAATGGACACATAGGACACAGATATCGTGATAAGAGACACCATTAAAGTGGAGCCAGCAACAATAAATATCATGATCTCAATGTCATTTGTATCCGTGCAAGACAGGGCTAAAACTGGGGATGTGTCACAGAAAAAGTGATGGATTACATTGGAGTCACAGAAATGCAATCTGCTCATGCAAAGCACATTGACAAAGGAGTCCGCAAAGCCAATCAAATAGGATGCAAAGACCAGGGAACAGCAGAATCTTGTGGACATAACCACTGGGTAGTGCAGAGGATTGCAGATAGCAATGTAGCGATCATAGGCcatggaggagagaaggaaacattcCGTGGcccccaagaaaacaaaaaagtacatCTGGGTGAAGCAGCTCACGTAGGAAATATACTTGGTGGAGGTCAGTAAGTTCTCTAAGGTTTTAGGTAGGGTGACAGTTGAGTAACTGAGGTCCAGAAATGAGAGGTGactgaggaaaaagtacatgggggtgtgcagCTGGAGATCCAGGCAGATTATCAGTACCATTCCTGCATTGCCCAGCACAGTAGCCAGGTATATGAGCAGAAACAGCACGAAGAGGACCAGCTGGACCTCCTCAGAATCTGTCAACCCCAGAAGGATGAAGTCAGGCACCTGTGTGTTATTCCTTCTAACCATAGTGTCAGCTGCTGTGCACTGTGAAGAAATCAAATTTGATATTTAGCAGGAATGACTTCAAAAAGGTTTGTGTTTATAGGAACCACATGCCATATTTATAACTGTGTTTCTCGAAACTCATGATGAGTGGTTTAAAGACCATGACTGAGAAGCAATCTTAACTGGATTGCCAACTATAAAAGTAGGCATAAATTGACATTTGAACACAATAGAATTAAAGATACTATATCGAATAACTAAAATGAGACTGATCAGTTCTAAATACTTCTTAATGCATTTAGTTCCCGTGAGACTCTTTTAACATAGGTGTCACTGTTAGCCACAATTTTTAATACAAGAAAAAGGGCACAGTTTGAGTAACTTATCCAGAGTCAGCGCTATACAGTGTTAGCTCTCTGATTCTACTGAGATAGACTGTCTCCAGAGAACATGCATATAATACTATATTCCTGCTTACAATAAATTTCAGCAAACCTGGAAAAAAAGTTAGGTATACAACAAATGGTGAtataaaaacagttttaattattgtgtctttttttcaatattgtttaATACAAATTACAAATTTCAAATTTAGGGGACTTTAGtaagatatattaaaattatagacCACATgttagttttaattttcaaaagatatGATATTTTCCTAACCTGATTATTCAAAATTAACTTTCTAAAATATGTTCTTTATTTATAGACCCTGATTCCATTAACTCTATATTTCTGATTTCACAAATCCTGGCATTATTTGGGATAAGGTCTAAATGAGAGGTATATGCATACTGTTCTGATAATGTCCTCCTTAAATTTGATCCTAACTAAAGACCTCTAACTCTGAGAGAATAATATTTACTGTGAACTGAATACTTACCATGAACcgaatttggaggaaaaaaaaccttcTAATATTATCTGCTTAGAAGTTAGTCAACCTCAAGTTTTGCTCACAAATCAAATTTGATAACCATTTGAGTCGAAAATTTCTGTGATATAAtacttgttttttcttaaataacttctttttaaattttagtgtattcattttgttttgttatgagACAAAAATTAATCAACCTAGAAATCTTGTTCAGGTCCTGGTCAAATGGAAAATTTGccagaaaattatttctaaaaagaatACCAGGAAGCTGGAGTGAACATAAGCAGAGCAGAGTATGTCTTGCCTGTTACCCTGATAATTCCAGGCCATCTCATATACTGGGGACTGAACATAATCTGATGCCTGGTCATCCCTGTGGACCAATTTCCAAGAAAGATTGCTTGGCATGTTTCCAAGAACAAAAGTTCAAGGACTAAATGCGGCTATGTTTGGTTTGAGAAAATAGTTGCCTTTTCCCTTAGAAGCCACACAGTGAAGGGCCTGATGGTTTGATTTTCCTTCGTGATGCTCTAAATTTTTGACTGGGGTAGTGAAGAagctatttctgtttttcttgcttTCAAATTCATCAACTGTTATCTAATCATCATTTTATTCCCTCTGGTCCTTTtgtggggaaggaaaaataatctttacTTTTCTAGATTCTTGTTTTAGGCATCCCTCTTCTCCAAAATAAATgccatattaacaaaagaaaaacaaaagtttaataaCCTGTATGATTCTTGTTTACATGGGAGATTGCAAGCAGAAAGGGTTAGGGGTCCCCAGAAAAAGAGACAGGACAAAATGTTTCTTattaaacataagaaaaatcattttaggtCCTGGCCATCTTGTGATATATGACTGATCAGCACTTCTTAACCAAAGCATATTCTTGGGTTATTTTTGCAGAATTTAAACCTCTTTGAGCACTCAAATATGGACCAATTGGAGCCAGAGAATTGATGATACTAACCTTTGCCTACCCTTCCCAGACTTTGATCAGTCAGGACCTGGACTCTATCACCTTAAGATGAATTTCCCCCAATTCTATGCTGAATTCCCTACTGTGCAAGTCCCTTCCTGAACAAGCACACACCTTTAGCTTCGAATGTCTCTGGTTTTGTTGTTTAAGGAAGCATTGTTTTGggaaatattattatatttatagattCTTAGCtgggggaaacaaaaaaaaatacaaaaaattgtgATACAACATGTTAGGAGGGGAAAGTACtataaaaaactaaaatggggagggacgcctgggtggctcagttggttaagcatctgccttcggctcaggtcatgatcccagcgtcctgggatcgagtcccacatcaggctccttgctcggcaaggagcctgcttctccctctgcctttgcctgccactctgtctgcctgtgcttgctctctctctctctctgacaaataaataaataaaatcttaaaaaaaaaaaaaaactaaaatggggAACAGCTTAGAGGATGGAGAGTCCTGGAGTAGGGACATGAGGAAGCACAGAAATGTGCTTAAGGTAGTCTTCAATGAAAAATTGGCATTTGGGTAAAGATTTGAAGGAAGGAAGAGTTTGTCATATTGATACATGGGAGAACAGTGTTTCAGACAAAGGGAACATCCGTGCAAAGGCTCCATGCATTGGATGGACCTTGCAGTTGGAGGAACATCAAGGACTACGTGGTAAGTATCATTCtatgctgggggctggggtgagCAGAGAAATGCCAGTGAAGTATCTGTATGTCAATGATGACAAGTGctgtggagaaaagaaagggaagagagtgcTTGGAGACAGTTGGACTTACTCTcttaaaacaatcatttttttttttttttttttttttttcgggcaGAGGGTCACACTGAAAGAAGTGAAGTAGACACAAAAATATCTATAGAAGTGAGGTTAAGGCAAATGGAATAGTAAAAATAATGTACTGCAAAATTCATTCCTTCTTCCAGAGCTGGGGTCCATCTTGTCAGTTCAGATGGAGGAATAAACACAGGAGGTTCTATGAACCCCAAGCATAGGACCAGTCAAGGAACATGTAAGCCTAAGCTCAAAGGATAAGGATACTTATCCTTCAAAGGAACCTGGAGGACAAGGAgtgagccagcattaccctagAGATAGAATCATCAAATGTACATAATGATTCCAAGTCTCTTGAAATGGAAGAGACCTCCAGAGGACCCGAGGGAGTGACACCAGGACAGTTGCTAGGACGACCTCATGGGCTTCCAGTCAATGCCTTCACCTACTCAGGAGACTTCCCCAGATTTTGCCCTTAAAAATCCTCACTTGCAAGGCATCAGGTGTTCAGGACTTCAGAGCATTAGCTCGCCATTCTCCTTGGTTTCACCCCTCCAATAAATAGCCTATCTTTCTCTACTGCAAAGGCttagtgtctgtttttattggtTTGCTGTGCATTAATTGAACAAACTCTCCCTTGGTTTAGTCACATTCCTAATGTTTTACATCACTTTATTTTGGTAATAATTGTGTAAAAAATACACtggagtttgtatttttttttctccaaatttttatttaaatttcagttggttaacacacagtgtaatctTGGTTTctggtatagaatttagtgaatttagtgattcaccatttatatacaacacccagtactcatcacaagtgccctccttaatccccttcacctatttagcccatccccccccatctcccctccagtaaccctcagtttgttctctatagttaagagtctatttcttggttttgctctctctcaatctctctctcctcttttttttttttttaaccccatgttcatttgttttgtttcctaaattccacatgagtgaaatcatgtggtctttgtctttctctgactcattttgcttagcacaatactctctagcttcatccatgtcattttaaatagtaaaagttcattcttttttatggctgagtaatattcctccgtgtgtgtgtgtgtgtgtgtgtgtaaacatacCACattcttatccattcattagttgatggacatttgggctctttccataatttgcctaTTACTGATAATACTTCCATAAACATCGGGGAGTTTGCACTTTGACTCACCCTGATAGTCTTCGTCTTTTTAGAATGTATTacacttaataaatataaaatcagttatattttctctagtattttatatttcataatatctagttttatttcctgaaatgaattttcctttcttatttgttGCCTTTTAGTCATTTTCAGACAGCTTATCTACCCATTTTGAAAGGGAAAGATCCAGTGCAAAATCCTGACTTATTCTACACTACTTTCTCCAATTATCAGATGATATTCTGACATTTCTTTCTGAATAAGCCTCCAATCTTTGTATGAGCACAAGTGTGAGTCTAACTCTACCAGATATCAAGAAGTCAGTTTTAatcaatatgttttattttcattgagcAATTTGTTGTTTCTTCAGGAATTTCTGCAagacttcttaaaataaaacaagttaagAATAATAATcttatgattttttgttttgctataaAAGGTATGTTAAAGGTGATGAAATAGAATGTATGGTTAAGGAATACACAGCTTAACAGGTATATGACAAAAGCACCACAGGTTTaacagcctggaaaaaaaaaaagaatactctgtAATACTCTGTAACACTCTGTATCACTCTTTATATTGGGGCCTGATGcatcaaacatattttaaaatgaataatttttccaacatattttttaagaagaagatAACTGGCAAATTAAACATACTATGATCATTTCTGTGACATAGTTCCAGAGATTATGGAGTTGGTTTTCTGGATTGGTCAATGGCAAAAGTTCTGGGAGAGTCTGGCAGAAGGAGGGACtgaagaaaagacaaagatagGCATGACCCTTGTGAAAATATTTGTATTACAGGGTCCAGAAGGAAGGTACAAAAAgcatctggaggaaaaaaaatgatgggagGTAGACCAGAAAGAATCATGAAGAACatattgaaaaacagaaatgggcatttaatcataattttggacaaataaaatatatttctacttCTTACAATGAGCAAGATAAGTGTGTTCTGTTTTTGCTCCTAGGCAGAGATCACCaagaaaacattaataatataGCAAAGCAATTAGATACATAGCTTTTTTCAtgttaaacaaatattaaatctTGAAATTATTTACAGAGGAATACACATGCAATGTAAGATAAAAATAACATACAATTAGATTATATGTTCTAATATAAATCATGTGCAAAAgtcacaaaattataaaaaattgagCATTGTATTTAGAATGCATGTATGAAAATCTTTggtggaaaaaggaagaagggaaatataATCAGTTTAATAGTTTTCAATGATGATGAAAAATCTTCAGAAGAGCCAATCTGAATCTGATACTatgcttaaaaggaaaaaaaaaattctcacataGGCTTAATAAAAGGTGATTTTAATGAGATAGACCTCAGTAGGTCCATATTTAAGCATAGTATGCTTCATAAGTTGTTAATTATAATAGTTTGTAGGGTAAAATGTTGCATTGTAAAATGAAGTTTGAGTAAGACCCAGTTACatagatcaaagaagaaaattaaaaattccaaagcaaatatatgcatatacagaCATATAGATCCTTTCACATCCATTACCATCAGCCACTCCCAAGACTGAAAACtgattatcttttctttcttcatttacttctctctttctttcttttctctctctctatttctttctttctttctttctttctttctttctttctttctaggctttatatatttgacaaagaaagagacagtgagagaaggaaaacaagtagggggagtgggagagggagaagcaggcttccgggtgagcagggagcccgatgtggggcttgatcccaggacccttaaagacctgagctgaaggcagatgcttaacgactgagccacccaggtaccctgaaaaCTGATTTTCTTAATAGGAGGTTTGTTTGTGGTGTATGATATATGAGGGtactccaatttttaaaaattgtatatatcaAGTATAATTCTGTGTATACTTATTTCCATATCCCAAccattgagggaaaaaaatcatttgaaaagaaatacatttgttAATTACTATGCCgattttaacatataaataagaaatatttttcaaagaattctaGAGATAAGAATTTTCAATTAAGCTAATAATTTTTTGAATGCCAATATGCACATGACTATCCAGATTCTACTCAAGAAAGATATAAGTGGAGAAAGGCAGAATGTTTCACCTTTATGGACTGATCACTGTgcttccaccagcaaaaagacaacaaagaaaGTATTTACCTCCATATTACATTTCCTAAATATGGAGAGCACAATTATGAATAAGCAAACTCTTCTCTGAAAGAGCTTAcattcttgttggacagaaaaaataaaaatcacactcATTTTCTTGTATAAGCGCTTCATCAAATTTATCTGCGGTTCCTTTCATCATACGTTTTAAACTGATTTCCAGTTCCTTGGTTTACTGCTCAGTGATTTATGCATGGTAAAGGCAGTACAGAAGGACACGTCTTTTCCAGTGGTAACATTTTGTAACAATGCCTGGAGGAGTCCAGTAATTGCGGtctctttttaaggaaaaacaatataaaaaccCAGTTTCTCCTTTTAATACTATAGACTTCACCAAGCATTTCTGCCTGATTTGGAACAGCAAGAATCTCTGTAATATACTTCCAAATGCCTTAGGAATTGTTGCATAGCTAGTgctttatttacacacacacacacacacacacaggcacacactgaAATGCTTTCCAAATGTTTGAACTTTGGGAAGCACATTatgtttttttagaaattaaactcTGCTGCATTTGATAGAGATCATACTCCATAAACATCATTTTCTGTGTCAGCAAAGCTCACATTTCACAGATAAATGATCCAAATTTTAACTGTGTGGTAAAACTAATCCACATGACCAGGAGATTTCCGTATTAACCAGTGCCTGTTGTCATGGTGCTTGGTATATATAATCTACATGCTGAAATGAACTCCTAATATGCCAGTTTAGTAttcaatataaacaaataaaatactaattcaTCACCCAAATTTCAAGTCTCTAAGTTATCATTTAGTTTACATTAAGCCTTTTGAGTTTACGCCATGATTTTCCTGACTGTTGGAGCAATTGAATGCCTGAAGCCATCCAAGTGTATTTTCATGGTAATGTGCACAGTTGTGTCATGACAAAAGTTTTCTATGTATGACTCTCAGGACAGCATTTTTCACATCTTTGTTCCTCAGACTATAGATCAGTGGATTCAGCATTGGAATGACAATGGTATAGAAGACAGAGGCTACCTGTGCCTGGGTCAAGGATGATGTGTTATCAGGCTGCAAATACGTGAAAATCAGGGACCCATAGAAGATAGTTACTCCCATGAGGTGGGACGCA
Coding sequences within:
- the LOC123948597 gene encoding olfactory receptor 8H1-like — protein: MVRRNNTQVPDFILLGLTDSEEVQLVLFVLFLLIYLATVLGNAGMVLIICLDLQLHTPMYFFLSHLSFLDLSYSTVTLPKTLENLLTSTKYISYVSCFTQMYFFVFLGATECFLLSSMAYDRYIAICNPLHYPVVMSTRFCCSLVFASYLIGFADSFVNVLCMSRLHFCDSNVIHHFFCDTSPVLALSCTDTNDIEIMIFIVAGSTLMVSLITISVSYVSILSTILKITSTSGKQKAFSTCASHLLGVTIFYGTMIFTYLKPSSSYSLGKDQVASVFYTIVIPMLNPLIYSLRNKEVKNAFIRVMKKGEGSGHLK